The Rhododendron vialii isolate Sample 1 chromosome 8a, ASM3025357v1 genome has a window encoding:
- the LOC131335455 gene encoding protein ANTI-SILENCING 1-like isoform X1, which produces MSLLGEAHEDHTEFNWGRQTGVGGPNKDFLLYGSFTHGGVEYFLYDCVYMWRDNELDIGKIVKIWETPSHSKKVKVVWFFRPIEIRQWLGDVEPLWNEIFLASGEGNGLCNRNPLEAICGKCNVVCTSKDKRNPQPSKEDLRMADYIFNRTFDVARCTISPIFPDVIAESEVKHFFNREKDPKLIASEDGANLKGKIANPSSFVKVEGVTALRNPVKDGKFDMSPKPAAKVADKAEMKCVHNLSPTSLSDKSHKRRRVHFSIVDPKEEHSNRVKGSKSDNQPQEITRRPVVGGLGLLPKEELFNGVKGSKSDNQPQEITRRPAVGGLGLLPKEELSYGVKGSKSDNQPQEITRRPAVQTSKWFDQQSWMEKLKSAYERGTLVLLENLDPSYTSSEVEDIVWSALKEMGEAKMVPRCTLSSPDHGQAFFIFKSVDAAERAISELKEKCLMLSNGRPLLGRKGCLVEPNNASTSFVGHMVINNLKLQKQKAEWKIAVSTSHYSQPNTIEYDMALEWLVLQERSKLRWDALNKVSKKPLQLLLVFNESLFLAHMLL; this is translated from the exons ATGTCGCTACTTGGAGAAGCACATGAAGATCATACCGAGTTTAACTGGGGTCGTCAGACAGGCGTTGGTGGTCCAAACAAAGATTTCCTCTTATACGGATCTTTTACACATGGCGGTGTGGAGTACTTTCTTTATGATTGTGTATACATGTGGCGTGACAATGAGCTTGACATTGGTAAAATTGTAAAGATATGGGAGACTCCAAGCCACTCAAAGAAGGTGAAGGTTGTATGGTTTTTTCGTCCTATTGAAATACGACAATGGCTTGGAGATGTTGAGCCGCTTTGGAATGAAATATTCTTAGCTTCCGGTGAAGGCAATGGCCTCTGCAATCGTAATCCGTTG GAAGCAATTTGTGGAAAATGCAATGTTGTCTGTACGTCAAAGGACAAGAGAAATCCTCAACCATCGAAAGAAGATTTGAGAATGGCTGATTACATTTTCAATCGTACTTTTGATGTTGCGAGGTGCACAATATCTCCCATCTTTCCGGATGTGATAGCAGAATCCGAAG TGAAACATTTCTTTAACAGGGAAAAAGACCCAAAGCTCATTGCATCAGAAGATGGTGCAAACTTGAAAGGGAAGATTGCAAACCCAAGTTCGTTTGTTAAGGTTGAAGGGGTTACAGCTTTGAGGAACCCAGTGAAAGATGGCAAGTTTGACATGAGCCCTAAACCAGCAGCCAAAG TTGCAGATAAAGCTGAGATGAAATGTGTCCACAATCTGTCACCCACCAGTTTATCTGATAAGTCACATAAACGGAGGAGGGTTCATTTTAGTATTG TTGATCCTAAAGAAGAACATTCTAATAGAGTTAAGGGCAGCAAATCCGACAACCAACCTCAGGAGATTACAAGAAGGCCGGTTGTG GGCGGACTTGGTTTGTTACCTAAAGAAGAACTTTTTAATGGGGTTAAGGGCAGCAAATCCGACAACCAACCTCAGGAGATTACAAGAAGGCCGGCTGTG GGCGGACTTGGTTTGTTACCTAAAGAAGAACTTTCTTATGGGGTTAAGGGCAGCAAATCCGACAACCAACCTCAGGAGATTACAAGAAGGCCGGCTGTG CAAACAAGTAAATGGTTCGATCAACAA TCTTGGATGGAAAAGTTGAAGAGTGCTTATGAAAGAGGCACTCTTGTCTTACTAGAAAACTTGGATCCGTCGTATACATCTTCAGAAGTAGAG GATATTGTTTGGAGTGCCTTGAAGGAAATGGGTGAAGCTAAGATGGTACCGCGTTGCACATTGTCCAGTCCTGACCATG GACAAGCTTTTTTCATATTCAAATCAGTGGATGCAGCAGAACGTGCAATTTCTGAGTTAAAGGAGAAATGCCTAATGCTATCAAATGGAAG ACCTCTTCTTGGTCGCAAAGGATGTCTAGTAGAGCCAAACAACGCTTCTACTAGTTTTGTTGGCCATATGGTCATTAACAACCTCAAATTGCAGAAGCAAAAAGCAGAATGG AAAATTGCTGTATCTACATCCCACTACTCCCAGCCCAACACGATCGAATACGATATGGCCTTGGAATGGCTTGTGTTACAAGAGAGATCAAAACTACGGTGGGATGCTTTGAATAAGGTAAGCAAGAAACCCCTACAActtcttcttgttttcaatGAATCTCTCTTTCTAGCACACATGCTGTTATAG
- the LOC131335455 gene encoding protein ANTI-SILENCING 1-like isoform X9 gives MHNLEILCVLGQSERRAGERRITGVPHLEAICGKCNVVCTSKDKRNPQPSKEDLRMADYIFNRTFDVARCTISPIFPDVIAESEVKHFFNREKDPKLIASEDGANLKGKIANPSSFVKVEGVTALRNPVKDGKFDMSPKPAAKVADKAEMKCVHNLSPTSLSDKSHKRRRVHFSIVDPKEEHSNRVKGSKSDNQPQEITRRPVVGGLGLLPKEELFNGVKGSKSDNQPQEITRRPAVGGLGLLPKEELSYGVKGSKSDNQPQEITRRPAVQTSKWFDQQSWMEKLKSAYERGTLVLLENLDPSYTSSEVEDIVWSALKEMGEAKMVPRCTLSSPDHGQAFFIFKSVDAAERAISELKEKCLMLSNGRPLLGRKGCLVEPNNASTSFVGHMVINNLKLQKQKAEWKIAVSTSHYSQPNTIEYDMALEWLVLQERSKLRWDALNKVSKKPLQLLLVFNESLFLAHMLL, from the exons ATGCATAATCTAGAAATACTATGCGTACTTGGACAAAGCGAGAGGAGGGCTGGAGAGCGGAGGATCACGGGAGTTCCTCATTTG GAAGCAATTTGTGGAAAATGCAATGTTGTCTGTACGTCAAAGGACAAGAGAAATCCTCAACCATCGAAAGAAGATTTGAGAATGGCTGATTACATTTTCAATCGTACTTTTGATGTTGCGAGGTGCACAATATCTCCCATCTTTCCGGATGTGATAGCAGAATCCGAAG TGAAACATTTCTTTAACAGGGAAAAAGACCCAAAGCTCATTGCATCAGAAGATGGTGCAAACTTGAAAGGGAAGATTGCAAACCCAAGTTCGTTTGTTAAGGTTGAAGGGGTTACAGCTTTGAGGAACCCAGTGAAAGATGGCAAGTTTGACATGAGCCCTAAACCAGCAGCCAAAG TTGCAGATAAAGCTGAGATGAAATGTGTCCACAATCTGTCACCCACCAGTTTATCTGATAAGTCACATAAACGGAGGAGGGTTCATTTTAGTATTG TTGATCCTAAAGAAGAACATTCTAATAGAGTTAAGGGCAGCAAATCCGACAACCAACCTCAGGAGATTACAAGAAGGCCGGTTGTG GGCGGACTTGGTTTGTTACCTAAAGAAGAACTTTTTAATGGGGTTAAGGGCAGCAAATCCGACAACCAACCTCAGGAGATTACAAGAAGGCCGGCTGTG GGCGGACTTGGTTTGTTACCTAAAGAAGAACTTTCTTATGGGGTTAAGGGCAGCAAATCCGACAACCAACCTCAGGAGATTACAAGAAGGCCGGCTGTG CAAACAAGTAAATGGTTCGATCAACAA TCTTGGATGGAAAAGTTGAAGAGTGCTTATGAAAGAGGCACTCTTGTCTTACTAGAAAACTTGGATCCGTCGTATACATCTTCAGAAGTAGAG GATATTGTTTGGAGTGCCTTGAAGGAAATGGGTGAAGCTAAGATGGTACCGCGTTGCACATTGTCCAGTCCTGACCATG GACAAGCTTTTTTCATATTCAAATCAGTGGATGCAGCAGAACGTGCAATTTCTGAGTTAAAGGAGAAATGCCTAATGCTATCAAATGGAAG ACCTCTTCTTGGTCGCAAAGGATGTCTAGTAGAGCCAAACAACGCTTCTACTAGTTTTGTTGGCCATATGGTCATTAACAACCTCAAATTGCAGAAGCAAAAAGCAGAATGG AAAATTGCTGTATCTACATCCCACTACTCCCAGCCCAACACGATCGAATACGATATGGCCTTGGAATGGCTTGTGTTACAAGAGAGATCAAAACTACGGTGGGATGCTTTGAATAAGGTAAGCAAGAAACCCCTACAActtcttcttgttttcaatGAATCTCTCTTTCTAGCACACATGCTGTTATAG
- the LOC131335455 gene encoding protein ANTI-SILENCING 1-like isoform X5, translating into MSLLGEAHEDHTEFNWGRQTGVGGPNKDFLLYGSFTHGGVEYFLYDCVYMWRDNELDIGKIVKIWETPSHSKKVKVVWFFRPIEIRQWLGDVEPLWNEIFLASGEGNGLCNRNPLEAICGKCNVVCTSKDKRNPQPSKEDLRMADYIFNRTFDVARCTISPIFPDVIAESEVKHFFNREKDPKLIASEDGANLKGKIANPSSFVKVEGVTALRNPVKDGKFDMSPKPAAKVADKAEMKCVHNLSPTSLSDKSHKRRRVHFSIEHSNRVKGSKSDNQPQEITRRPVVGGLGLLPKEELFNGVKGSKSDNQPQEITRRPAVGGLGLLPKEELSYGVKGSKSDNQPQEITRRPAVQTSKWFDQQSWMEKLKSAYERGTLVLLENLDPSYTSSEVEDIVWSALKEMGEAKMVPRCTLSSPDHGQAFFIFKSVDAAERAISELKEKCLMLSNGRPLLGRKGCLVEPNNASTSFVGHMVINNLKLQKQKAEWKIAVSTSHYSQPNTIEYDMALEWLVLQERSKLRWDALNKVSKKPLQLLLVFNESLFLAHMLL; encoded by the exons ATGTCGCTACTTGGAGAAGCACATGAAGATCATACCGAGTTTAACTGGGGTCGTCAGACAGGCGTTGGTGGTCCAAACAAAGATTTCCTCTTATACGGATCTTTTACACATGGCGGTGTGGAGTACTTTCTTTATGATTGTGTATACATGTGGCGTGACAATGAGCTTGACATTGGTAAAATTGTAAAGATATGGGAGACTCCAAGCCACTCAAAGAAGGTGAAGGTTGTATGGTTTTTTCGTCCTATTGAAATACGACAATGGCTTGGAGATGTTGAGCCGCTTTGGAATGAAATATTCTTAGCTTCCGGTGAAGGCAATGGCCTCTGCAATCGTAATCCGTTG GAAGCAATTTGTGGAAAATGCAATGTTGTCTGTACGTCAAAGGACAAGAGAAATCCTCAACCATCGAAAGAAGATTTGAGAATGGCTGATTACATTTTCAATCGTACTTTTGATGTTGCGAGGTGCACAATATCTCCCATCTTTCCGGATGTGATAGCAGAATCCGAAG TGAAACATTTCTTTAACAGGGAAAAAGACCCAAAGCTCATTGCATCAGAAGATGGTGCAAACTTGAAAGGGAAGATTGCAAACCCAAGTTCGTTTGTTAAGGTTGAAGGGGTTACAGCTTTGAGGAACCCAGTGAAAGATGGCAAGTTTGACATGAGCCCTAAACCAGCAGCCAAAG TTGCAGATAAAGCTGAGATGAAATGTGTCCACAATCTGTCACCCACCAGTTTATCTGATAAGTCACATAAACGGAGGAGGGTTCATTTTAGTATTG AACATTCTAATAGAGTTAAGGGCAGCAAATCCGACAACCAACCTCAGGAGATTACAAGAAGGCCGGTTGTG GGCGGACTTGGTTTGTTACCTAAAGAAGAACTTTTTAATGGGGTTAAGGGCAGCAAATCCGACAACCAACCTCAGGAGATTACAAGAAGGCCGGCTGTG GGCGGACTTGGTTTGTTACCTAAAGAAGAACTTTCTTATGGGGTTAAGGGCAGCAAATCCGACAACCAACCTCAGGAGATTACAAGAAGGCCGGCTGTG CAAACAAGTAAATGGTTCGATCAACAA TCTTGGATGGAAAAGTTGAAGAGTGCTTATGAAAGAGGCACTCTTGTCTTACTAGAAAACTTGGATCCGTCGTATACATCTTCAGAAGTAGAG GATATTGTTTGGAGTGCCTTGAAGGAAATGGGTGAAGCTAAGATGGTACCGCGTTGCACATTGTCCAGTCCTGACCATG GACAAGCTTTTTTCATATTCAAATCAGTGGATGCAGCAGAACGTGCAATTTCTGAGTTAAAGGAGAAATGCCTAATGCTATCAAATGGAAG ACCTCTTCTTGGTCGCAAAGGATGTCTAGTAGAGCCAAACAACGCTTCTACTAGTTTTGTTGGCCATATGGTCATTAACAACCTCAAATTGCAGAAGCAAAAAGCAGAATGG AAAATTGCTGTATCTACATCCCACTACTCCCAGCCCAACACGATCGAATACGATATGGCCTTGGAATGGCTTGTGTTACAAGAGAGATCAAAACTACGGTGGGATGCTTTGAATAAGGTAAGCAAGAAACCCCTACAActtcttcttgttttcaatGAATCTCTCTTTCTAGCACACATGCTGTTATAG